TTGCTGGACCACATCATTCTCTGTAAACTCATTGAATCTTTAACTGGGAGATCTGGAATGTCAACGTCCTTATGCTGTTTCACTAGCATCTGTCGAAACCTTTCGATATCTGTATACCGCTTGTAAATGCATATGGAGTTGTGAGTCGAGCCGTTGATGATTATACGTATCACCCACACGATATAAGGTCTTCCTCCATCCCCCAGGATAATGTGATAATCACCCACCAAAACATCGGTGATATGGCTGTTCTCCAAAAAATGGCTACTGTCAGGAGTTCGATCCTCTAGTGATATGGGCACCGGAAGAACCTTGTTAAGCTGTGATAAAGAATGGCTATGGGGTCTTGTCATTAAAGATACAGCAGCAATTAATTTTTGGTGAGAAAGCACCCGCTTTTTTTCCCACTTGTCTCATCAAACATCATCAGCATGGATCCTATTGCCTCAAAATACTCGGTATGGAGACGGCTTATCCACCAATTCCAGATCAGAAGGGATATTCCCTTTCGTAAGAAGTTTTTTGTTGGCTACGATTTGCATGGAAATACCTACTGGGAATTTAGTTTGGATGGGAACATGAATCGAttaagaagaaagatggaACCCTATCAGGAATATATGTTTAAGGCTGATTACTTCTCCACAGTTCCTCCTCCGTGGCTCCAGTGGCTTCGACGTACGAGGGTCGAGCCTCCTACCCTCCAAGAACTTATGGCAGAGCAAATC
The window above is part of the Yamadazyma tenuis chromosome 4, complete sequence genome. Proteins encoded here:
- a CDS encoding uncharacterized protein (COG:C; EggNog:ENOG503P5KT) — encoded protein: MDPIASKYSVWRRLIHQFQIRRDIPFRKKFFVGYDLHGNTYWEFSLDGNMNRLRRKMEPYQEYMFKADYFSTVPPPWLQWLRRTRVEPPTLQELMAEQIRQDGIKMLASQADEKWQSQKLLLEQEQSLKLQTELDRLHQEESKQSKNVTTDSAPNQSINSPNDPWAQANQAHEQDYNPIQSAKIPIRRNK